The following proteins are co-located in the Pseudomonadota bacterium genome:
- a CDS encoding alkene reductase, which yields MKTSSLFEPLSIGTLRLKNRIALAPMTRGRAGKDRIPNDLMADYYFQRSGAGLLITEATVVSEQGIGWIDSPGIYNDTMVAGWRKLTDKLKPTGTPIFLQLWHCGRASHSDFHNGDLPVSASAVKLNGDHIHTPLGNKPYETPRALTVTEIKSIVNDYYKAAINAKAAGFSGVEVHGANGYLINQFLDSKTNLRNDQYGGSPANKFRFFNEILEAVLEVWSPKQVGARISPNGVFNDMGSEDFWETYLYAVQELNKFKLGYLHIMDGLAFGFHDKGEPMTLAEFRPAYQGIIIGNCGYTKETAEQRIAEGSADIIAFGRPFISNPDLPERFKNNWPLNPAEDMSLWYTPGPAGYTDYAPYK from the coding sequence ATGAAAACCAGCAGCTTGTTTGAACCCCTGTCCATTGGAACCCTTCGCCTGAAAAACAGAATCGCCCTGGCGCCAATGACAAGAGGCCGGGCGGGCAAGGATCGTATCCCCAACGACTTGATGGCTGATTATTATTTTCAGAGATCCGGCGCCGGACTGCTGATCACCGAGGCGACAGTGGTTTCAGAACAGGGCATCGGCTGGATTGATTCGCCGGGAATATACAATGATACGATGGTTGCGGGCTGGCGGAAACTCACCGATAAACTCAAACCAACCGGCACCCCCATTTTTCTACAGCTATGGCATTGCGGCAGAGCCTCGCACAGTGATTTCCATAATGGCGATCTCCCTGTTTCTGCTTCGGCGGTAAAACTGAACGGCGACCACATCCACACCCCCCTCGGCAACAAACCTTACGAGACACCTCGTGCCCTCACGGTGACTGAAATCAAATCAATCGTGAATGATTATTACAAGGCAGCGATAAATGCCAAGGCAGCCGGTTTTTCCGGGGTAGAGGTGCATGGCGCCAACGGCTATTTGATTAATCAATTCCTTGATTCAAAAACAAATCTCCGCAATGACCAATACGGTGGAAGCCCTGCAAATAAATTCCGTTTTTTTAACGAAATCCTTGAAGCGGTGCTTGAGGTTTGGTCACCAAAACAGGTGGGTGCCCGGATTTCGCCAAACGGCGTTTTTAATGATATGGGCAGTGAAGACTTTTGGGAGACCTATCTTTATGCAGTGCAAGAGTTAAACAAATTCAAACTGGGTTATCTGCATATCATGGACGGATTGGCTTTTGGATTTCATGACAAGGGTGAACCAATGACCCTGGCGGAATTCAGGCCTGCCTATCAGGGAATAATTATCGGCAATTGCGGCTATACCAAAGAAACGGCTGAACAGCGAATCGCTGAGGGCTCTGCCGATATAATCGCCTTTGGCCGCCCCTTTATCAGCAACCCGGACCTGCCTGAACGATTCAAAAATAATTGGCCGCTGAACCCTGCTGAAGACATGTCGCTGTGGTATACGCCGGGGCCTGCAGGCTATACCGATTATGCGCCGTATAAATAA
- a CDS encoding triose-phosphate isomerase: MTRYVLANWKSHKTLSEAEAWLEKFSQLYLPHPEVEVILAPPALYLLALRQKLQKYKIAHMTLAAQDLSPFPLGAYTGAIAAEMLRNRVAFALLGHSERRRYFHETDQDVANKVSEAQSANIRPIVCVDLPYARSQVAALYDGLGDLLIGYGPVEAMGIGIPQSPAKTRAAIEGIQQVAPGTPVLYGGSVNKDNAGDYLRIAGVAGLMVGTASLDPEEFALICKTASLI; encoded by the coding sequence ATGACGAGATATGTGCTGGCAAACTGGAAGTCCCATAAAACCTTGTCCGAAGCTGAGGCATGGCTTGAAAAATTCTCACAGCTGTACCTTCCGCACCCGGAGGTAGAGGTGATACTTGCCCCACCGGCATTATACCTTCTGGCGCTGCGGCAGAAATTACAGAAATATAAAATTGCCCATATGACCCTGGCAGCACAGGATCTGTCGCCATTCCCGCTGGGCGCCTATACCGGGGCGATAGCCGCTGAAATGCTGCGAAACAGGGTGGCCTTTGCTCTTCTCGGTCATTCGGAGCGGCGACGGTATTTTCATGAAACAGACCAGGATGTTGCCAATAAGGTCAGCGAGGCTCAGTCCGCCAATATCAGGCCAATCGTCTGTGTCGATCTGCCCTATGCCAGGTCTCAGGTGGCTGCCCTGTATGATGGTCTTGGCGATCTGCTTATCGGCTATGGCCCGGTTGAGGCCATGGGTATTGGTATTCCCCAATCTCCGGCAAAGACAAGGGCGGCAATAGAGGGGATTCAGCAAGTCGCCCCGGGTACACCTGTCCTATATGGTGGCTCGGTTAACAAGGATAACGCCGGTGATTACCTGCGGATTGCCGGTGTAGCCGGGTTAATGGTGGGGACCGCAAGCCTTGATCCCGAGGAGTTTGCACTGATCTGCAAGACAGCCTCGCTGATCTGA
- a CDS encoding DUF599 domain-containing protein, translating into MSAFDVFGEWFSQFASADWIALGLYLSGLFGYRYFLAFMLRNRPHSLFLGKLQEYRNAWIGAYSGGKEGIVVVQTLRNMIMSASFLASTAVILIMGALNLLPGLGATARVADFAGASNDSLTGFKVLLIIIILSYSFFKFTWYIREVNYMSVILNIAKDKLDEIEGGDSTPDIARMFLTSGIHFSLGVRGYYFLVPLLMWFFSPILMSIASVLIVYILIRRDLGPEVRLTGKQKG; encoded by the coding sequence ATGTCAGCTTTTGATGTTTTTGGAGAGTGGTTCTCACAATTTGCTTCTGCCGACTGGATTGCCCTGGGGCTGTATCTTTCAGGTCTCTTTGGATACCGTTATTTTCTTGCATTCATGCTCAGAAACCGGCCCCACAGTCTCTTTCTCGGCAAACTGCAGGAGTATCGAAATGCCTGGATCGGAGCCTACTCCGGCGGCAAGGAAGGCATTGTCGTTGTCCAGACCCTCAGGAACATGATCATGAGTGCCTCATTTCTGGCCTCCACCGCAGTAATTCTGATCATGGGGGCGCTGAACCTGTTGCCTGGTCTGGGGGCGACGGCAAGGGTCGCCGATTTTGCCGGGGCATCGAATGACTCGCTGACAGGGTTTAAGGTGCTGCTGATCATCATTATCCTGTCCTATTCATTCTTTAAGTTCACCTGGTATATCCGCGAGGTGAACTATATGTCCGTTATTTTGAACATTGCCAAGGACAAGCTGGACGAAATCGAAGGCGGCGATTCCACCCCGGACATTGCCAGGATGTTTCTCACCTCCGGCATCCATTTTTCACTCGGTGTCAGGGGGTATTATTTTCTGGTCCCTCTGCTCATGTGGTTTTTCAGCCCGATCCTGATGAGCATCGCTTCTGTGCTGATCGTCTATATTCTGATCCGGAGGGATCTGGGACCGGAGGTCAGGTTGACGGGCAAACAGAAAGGGTAA
- the rimK gene encoding 30S ribosomal protein S6--L-glutamate ligase: protein MKENKPKIIIGCEEWCAFPDLGIPAIKARVDSGAKTSSIHAFNIQKFRKNGESWVSFEAHPLQNNRRAVIRCEKPIIDKRIVKSSSGISETRYVIATTLKIGLEAWDVELTLANRDSMGYRMLLGREAMSGRMIVDPSLNFCLGKVSVSALNEHYEKRAQIKSGLRIGLLASNPDLYSNQRILEAGEERGHEMEFLDIKQCYMKLDAVEPEAHYRGGIILDTLDAAITRIRPSITFYGCALARQFESMGVLTVNSSSSITQSRDKLYALQLMLKSGINIPTTGFANSPIDTNDLIEMVGGAPLIVKLLEGTQGRGVVLAETKKAAESVINAFKALRANLLVQEFIKEAGGKDLRCFVVDGKVVAAIQREAAPGEFRANLHQGGSASVVKITPRERMLAVKASKILGLTFAGVDIIRSKRGPLLLEVNSSPGLEGIEGATGKDIAGMMISSIEKKLGWKRKLSNEKLK, encoded by the coding sequence ATGAAAGAAAATAAACCAAAAATTATCATCGGCTGTGAAGAGTGGTGTGCCTTTCCGGATCTTGGCATCCCGGCGATCAAGGCGCGGGTGGATTCCGGCGCCAAAACATCGTCAATCCATGCGTTTAATATCCAGAAATTCAGAAAAAACGGCGAGTCCTGGGTGAGCTTTGAAGCCCATCCCCTCCAGAATAATCGCCGAGCGGTTATTCGTTGTGAAAAACCGATCATTGATAAGCGGATCGTAAAGAGCTCCAGCGGCATATCTGAAACCCGCTATGTAATTGCCACGACACTGAAGATCGGCCTTGAAGCCTGGGACGTGGAACTGACCCTGGCCAACCGGGATTCCATGGGTTACCGGATGCTCCTGGGTCGTGAAGCAATGAGTGGCCGCATGATTGTCGACCCATCGCTCAATTTCTGCCTGGGCAAAGTTTCAGTCAGCGCCCTCAACGAGCATTATGAGAAAAGGGCGCAGATAAAGAGTGGCCTGCGGATTGGTCTCCTGGCAAGCAACCCGGACCTTTACAGCAACCAGCGGATTCTTGAGGCCGGTGAAGAACGCGGCCATGAAATGGAGTTTCTCGACATCAAACAATGTTACATGAAACTGGATGCCGTGGAGCCGGAAGCGCATTATCGCGGCGGCATAATTCTTGACACGCTGGATGCTGCCATAACCCGAATCCGGCCCAGCATCACCTTTTATGGCTGTGCCCTGGCCCGACAATTCGAGAGCATGGGCGTGCTTACGGTAAATTCATCCTCTTCAATAACCCAATCCCGAGACAAATTATACGCCCTGCAATTAATGCTTAAAAGCGGCATCAATATCCCGACCACCGGCTTTGCCAATTCCCCAATTGATACCAATGATCTGATTGAAATGGTTGGCGGCGCGCCGCTGATCGTTAAATTACTGGAAGGAACTCAGGGTAGAGGCGTCGTCCTTGCCGAGACAAAAAAAGCCGCGGAGAGTGTTATCAATGCCTTCAAGGCGCTTCGGGCCAATTTACTGGTCCAGGAGTTTATTAAAGAGGCCGGCGGCAAGGATCTTCGATGCTTTGTGGTTGATGGAAAGGTGGTTGCAGCAATCCAACGGGAGGCAGCTCCCGGTGAATTCAGGGCAAATCTGCATCAGGGCGGATCAGCGTCCGTCGTCAAGATTACCCCTCGGGAAAGAATGCTTGCGGTAAAGGCGTCCAAGATCCTGGGTTTGACCTTTGCCGGCGTGGATATTATCCGGTCAAAAAGAGGGCCGCTGTTATTAGAGGTAAATTCTTCGCCGGGCCTGGAGGGTATTGAAGGCGCCACGGGAAAAGACATCGCCGGCATGATGATCTCATCCATCGAGAAAAAACTCGGCTGGAAAAGAAAACTCAGCAATGAAAAACTTAAATGA
- a CDS encoding NifB/NifX family molybdenum-iron cluster-binding protein: MKICFPVESDQGLDSEVFSHFGSAPIFVVFDTETKSIKTINNQDLGHAHGKCNPLKALDGKMVDAVIVGGIGAGAINKLNGMGIKVYRASKGTVQDNIRLFENKAIAEIPVEHACGGHAGGCVH, encoded by the coding sequence ATGAAAATATGTTTTCCCGTTGAATCAGATCAGGGATTAGACAGTGAGGTGTTCAGTCATTTTGGTTCAGCGCCGATCTTTGTTGTCTTTGATACCGAAACAAAATCAATCAAGACAATTAACAATCAGGACCTGGGCCATGCCCATGGCAAGTGCAACCCCCTGAAAGCCTTAGACGGCAAAATGGTTGACGCGGTCATCGTCGGCGGCATTGGAGCCGGCGCCATCAACAAGCTCAACGGCATGGGAATAAAGGTCTACAGGGCTTCAAAGGGCACGGTTCAGGACAATATCAGATTATTTGAAAACAAGGCAATCGCTGAAATTCCTGTGGAGCATGCCTGTGGTGGTCATGCCGGCGGATGTGTCCACTGA
- a CDS encoding DUF1456 family protein produces the protein MTNNDILRSIRYTFNFDDSKMIAIFGQADHPVSRQQISDWLKKDDDPAYQECSDNLLAIFLNGLIIEKRGKKEMPHPEPEKRLSNNIIKRAKPVKPQPEPETRLTNNIVFMKLKIALNLKADDVLAIMDQAEFGMSKHELSAFFRKPGHKHYRECKDQILRNFLKGLQRKYRPAPD, from the coding sequence ATGACCAATAACGACATTTTACGCAGCATCCGCTATACATTCAATTTTGACGATTCGAAAATGATTGCGATCTTCGGCCAGGCTGATCATCCGGTATCCAGGCAGCAGATCAGCGACTGGTTAAAAAAAGATGATGATCCGGCATATCAGGAATGCAGCGATAATCTGCTGGCAATTTTCCTCAATGGTTTGATTATCGAAAAACGCGGCAAAAAGGAAATGCCACACCCTGAGCCGGAAAAGCGTTTATCCAACAACATCATTAAACGCGCCAAACCCGTAAAGCCGCAACCCGAGCCCGAGACGCGCTTGACCAACAATATCGTTTTCATGAAATTAAAAATCGCCTTAAACCTCAAAGCCGATGATGTGTTGGCTATTATGGACCAGGCGGAATTCGGCATGAGCAAACACGAATTAAGTGCGTTTTTTCGAAAACCGGGGCACAAACATTACCGTGAATGCAAGGATCAGATTCTACGTAATTTTCTCAAAGGTCTGCAGCGTAAATATCGCCCCGCCCCTGATTGA
- a CDS encoding NYN domain-containing protein, whose translation MENTAKLAVLIDADNAQPSIVDSLLAEIANYGIASVKRIYGDWTTPGLKGWKEVLLQHSIQPVQQFAYTKGKNATDSAMIIDAMDLLYTSHFNGFCIVSSDSDFTKLASRIRESGLLVYGFGEQKTPSPFVSACDKFIYTEVLRAKTDETKAIVKKSSIDLKGDTKLVNLLRNAVEASSDESGWAHLATVGSTIAKQAPEFDPRNYGYGKLGELVSATKLFDTEERQIGSSNSKALYVRDKRNK comes from the coding sequence ATGGAAAACACAGCCAAATTAGCCGTCCTCATCGACGCCGATAATGCCCAACCGAGCATTGTGGATAGTTTGCTGGCCGAGATCGCAAATTACGGGATTGCCAGCGTCAAACGAATCTATGGCGACTGGACAACGCCTGGCCTGAAAGGCTGGAAAGAGGTCCTTTTGCAGCATTCCATTCAGCCCGTGCAGCAATTTGCCTACACAAAAGGAAAAAATGCCACGGACAGCGCAATGATAATTGACGCGATGGACCTGTTGTACACCAGTCACTTTAACGGATTCTGCATTGTATCCAGTGACAGCGATTTCACCAAGCTGGCGTCAAGAATCAGAGAGTCAGGACTATTGGTATATGGTTTTGGCGAGCAGAAAACGCCGTCCCCTTTTGTTTCAGCCTGTGACAAATTTATTTACACAGAGGTTCTGCGAGCAAAGACTGATGAAACTAAAGCGATTGTCAAAAAATCCAGCATCGACCTGAAAGGCGATACTAAGCTGGTTAACCTCCTGCGTAATGCGGTGGAAGCATCCTCCGATGAAAGCGGCTGGGCCCATCTTGCAACTGTCGGCAGTACTATTGCGAAACAGGCGCCTGAGTTTGACCCACGCAATTACGGCTATGGCAAACTGGGTGAGCTGGTTTCAGCAACAAAGCTGTTTGACACGGAAGAAAGGCAGATAGGTTCCAGCAACTCAAAGGCCCTTTATGTCCGTGATAAACGAAACAAATAG
- the msrA gene encoding peptide-methionine (S)-S-oxide reductase MsrA, which yields MKNKLVLFVLTILLPCASIAAADTTILAGGCFWCMESDFETLPGVTNVVSGFTGGTLKNPTYNGNHQGHYEAVEITYDPQKVSYKELLDHFWVNIDPFDARGQFCDKGSSYLSAIFVANEAERQLAEQSKKAVIEQFPGKKVVTPVLDASTFYPIQGNESFHQDYYKNNPIRYKGYRWNCGRDKRLKDIWGDRATH from the coding sequence ATGAAAAACAAACTGGTGCTCTTTGTGTTAACTATTCTTTTACCCTGCGCATCTATTGCCGCAGCTGATACAACCATCTTGGCCGGCGGCTGCTTCTGGTGCATGGAGTCGGATTTTGAAACACTTCCAGGGGTAACCAATGTGGTCTCCGGGTTTACCGGCGGCACGTTGAAAAATCCAACCTACAACGGCAATCATCAAGGCCATTATGAAGCCGTTGAAATAACCTATGACCCGCAAAAGGTCAGCTATAAAGAATTGCTGGACCATTTTTGGGTAAACATTGACCCCTTTGATGCGCGGGGACAGTTTTGTGATAAGGGGTCGAGCTATCTGAGCGCCATTTTCGTGGCCAATGAAGCCGAACGACAACTTGCGGAACAATCCAAAAAGGCAGTTATCGAGCAATTTCCCGGCAAAAAAGTTGTAACGCCGGTTCTTGACGCATCAACTTTTTATCCCATTCAAGGCAATGAAAGCTTTCATCAGGATTATTATAAAAACAACCCGATCCGCTATAAAGGCTATCGCTGGAATTGCGGACGCGATAAACGCTTAAAAGACATCTGGGGGGACAGAGCAACACATTGA
- a CDS encoding NAD(P)H-binding protein, translating into MKKQELHAVTGAYGFTGKYIAEILLKKKHSVITLTNSVSRQNHFGDRIKAYQYNFDQPEKLVESLQGIEVLYNTYWVRFNHKLFTHQNAVKNTLTLFEAARQAGVKKIVHVSITNPSLDSELEYFQGKAVLEEELKKSGVAYSILRPAVLFGREDILINNIAWLLRKLPVFPVFGYGSYRVQPIYVRDFAELAVLEGQRKENATINAIGPETYTYKGLIEKIGDIIGTSKPIVSVSPLLGYVTGYCISKFVKDVVVTKEEIKGLMSDLLAVDTQPTGKTKLSQWVQINSDIVGMKYASELSRRVNRESAYAV; encoded by the coding sequence ATGAAAAAACAAGAATTGCATGCCGTGACCGGGGCCTATGGCTTCACAGGAAAATATATTGCGGAAATTCTTCTCAAAAAAAAACACAGCGTCATCACTCTTACCAATTCCGTTTCCAGGCAAAATCACTTTGGTGATCGGATCAAGGCATATCAATACAATTTCGATCAACCGGAAAAACTTGTCGAATCACTCCAGGGAATTGAAGTTCTCTACAACACGTACTGGGTCAGGTTTAACCATAAGCTTTTCACCCACCAAAACGCCGTTAAAAACACCCTGACCCTTTTTGAAGCAGCCAGGCAGGCAGGCGTAAAAAAAATTGTTCATGTCAGTATCACCAACCCTTCCCTGGACTCCGAGCTGGAATATTTTCAAGGCAAGGCAGTACTTGAAGAGGAGCTGAAAAAAAGCGGGGTGGCCTATTCCATTCTGCGCCCGGCGGTTCTATTTGGTCGGGAGGATATTCTCATAAATAATATTGCCTGGTTGCTCAGAAAACTGCCTGTTTTCCCTGTTTTTGGCTACGGCAGTTACCGGGTCCAACCGATCTATGTGAGGGATTTTGCGGAACTGGCCGTACTCGAAGGGCAACGGAAGGAGAATGCCACAATAAACGCCATCGGTCCCGAAACATATACCTATAAAGGACTGATTGAAAAAATCGGCGATATTATCGGCACAAGTAAACCCATTGTTTCCGTGTCTCCCCTTCTGGGGTATGTGACGGGATATTGCATAAGCAAGTTTGTCAAAGACGTTGTTGTCACCAAAGAAGAAATTAAAGGATTGATGTCCGACCTTCTGGCTGTTGATACCCAACCCACAGGAAAGACGAAGCTCTCTCAATGGGTCCAGATAAACAGCGACATTGTCGGGATGAAATATGCCAGTGAGCTTTCCCGCAGAGTTAACCGGGAATCAGCGTACGCCGTTTGA